The DNA segment TGTTGGAGGATCCCGACGTGGTGATTCAGGGCAACCGGGTGCTTCACCTGCGCTATCGGGTGCGCCGGTGACCGATCCGAGCGGTTAGCTAAGCCTCAGCCGCCGCCGGCGCAGCAGCCGGGGGCTTCCAACCGCAGCACCGAAGATCCCGAATGAAAGGCGTTGCCAGGGCGACCCTACGCGCACAGAATCGTGAGTCCGGTTCAACCCGACGGAGGTGTGCGATGGCGGAGTATGAAGGAGCTGCGGCCGAAAAAATCACGGGTTCATCCACCGAGTCCATTCAGGACGCTGTTCGGAATGCTCTTAAGGAACACCCCAGGAGTACCAGTCACCGGCGTCTGACGTTGGAAAGGGTCGAGGTGGAGGAGGGGGGAATCAATCCTGCTATGGATGCAGTCTTCCACGTGACCCTGAATCCGCAGCCCTTGCCTCCGGGACCCGATACGGAGCTGAACCCGCAGCCCGAACCTCCGGGCTAGCTCAAGCTCCTCAGCTGGACTGAAGTGGAGCCCTCAGCCTGACTGAAGTAGAGAAGCGATCTCGAACACCAGGTCCAGCGACTGACGGGCGTTTAGCCGCGGGTCGCAGAGCGTCTGGTAGCTGTTGCGGTCCTGCAGGTGGTCCTCCAGGACCTCCTCCACGCCGCCCAGGCACTCGGTGACCGCATCGGGCGTCAGCTCCAGGTGTACGCCTCCGGGAACCGTGCCCTCCTGCTGGTGCACCGCGAAGAAGCCTTTGATTTCGGTGAGGATCTGGTCGAAACGGCGGGTTTTCACGCCCCCCAGGGTCGTGAAGGTGTTTCCGTGCATCGGGTCGCACACCCAGACCACCGGGATGCCGGACTTTTTGACCGCCTGGACCAGTGGAGGCAGCTTCTCCTCAACCAGGTCCGAGCCCAGGCGGGGGATGATCGTCAACCGGCCCGGATCACGGTTGACGTTCAGCCGTTCGCAGAGCTCGACCAGCTCGTCGGGCGTGGTGCCGGGTCCGACCTTGACGCCGATCGGGTTGTGGATGCCGGAGAGGAACTCGATGTGGGCGCCGTCGGGCTGGCGGGTGCGCTCGCCGGCCCACAACATGTGGGCGGAGCAGTCGTACCAGTCGCCGGTGAGGCTGTCCTGGCGGGTCAGCGCCTCCTCGAACCCGAGGATCAAAGCCTCGTGCGAGGTGTAGAAGTCGACCTGGTGAAGGTGCGAGTCGTTGCGGAGGTCGATGCCGCAGGCTTCCATGAACCTCAGCGCCATCGAGATCTGCCGGACGATCGCCTCGTACTGCTGGCCCTGCCGGCTGGAGGCGACGAACTCCTGGTTCCACACATGCATCTGGCCGATGTCGGCGAAGCCCCCCTTGGTGAAGGCGCGGATGAGGTTAAGCGTGGCCGACGCCTGGTGGTAGGCCCGGATCAGCCGGTTGGGGTCGGGCCGGCGGGACTCGGCGTCGAACTCAGGACCGTTGACCGAGTGGCCGCGGAACGAGGGCAAGGACAGCCCGTCGATCATCTCGTTGGGTGAGGACCGGGGCTTGGCGAACTGTCCGGCGATCCGGCCGACCTTGATCACCGGCAGGCCGCCGGCGTAGGTGAGCACGACCGCCATCTGGAGTATCACCTTCAGCTGGTCCCGGATCAGGTCGGGGGAGAAGGCGTTGAACGACTCGGCACAGTCCCCGGCTTGAAGCACGAACGCGTTGCCCTCGCCCGCCTGGGCGAGAGCCGTGGTAAGTGCCCGGGCCTCGCCGGCGAAGACGAGCGGCAGCATCCGCCGGATCTCGACCAGCGCCAGCTCCAGGTCGGCATCGGACCAGTCGGGCTGCTGGGCGGCGTCTTTATCGCGCCAGGAGGAGGGGGACCAGGTTGTTTGCATTGGCATATGTTCGCGTGATTCAGGCGTTCTTGCCGCTTTCAAGCGGATCGAAGTGCTATTTGGATTT comes from the Actinomycetota bacterium genome and includes:
- a CDS encoding dihydrofolate reductase encodes the protein LEDPDVVIQGNRVLHLRYRVRR
- a CDS encoding 3-deoxy-7-phosphoheptulonate synthase class II; its protein translation is MQTTWSPSSWRDKDAAQQPDWSDADLELALVEIRRMLPLVFAGEARALTTALAQAGEGNAFVLQAGDCAESFNAFSPDLIRDQLKVILQMAVVLTYAGGLPVIKVGRIAGQFAKPRSSPNEMIDGLSLPSFRGHSVNGPEFDAESRRPDPNRLIRAYHQASATLNLIRAFTKGGFADIGQMHVWNQEFVASSRQGQQYEAIVRQISMALRFMEACGIDLRNDSHLHQVDFYTSHEALILGFEEALTRQDSLTGDWYDCSAHMLWAGERTRQPDGAHIEFLSGIHNPIGVKVGPGTTPDELVELCERLNVNRDPGRLTIIPRLGSDLVEEKLPPLVQAVKKSGIPVVWVCDPMHGNTFTTLGGVKTRRFDQILTEIKGFFAVHQQEGTVPGGVHLELTPDAVTECLGGVEEVLEDHLQDRNSYQTLCDPRLNARQSLDLVFEIASLLQSG